The Deinococcus metallilatus genome segment TGCACCAGGGTGGCCTGCGCGTTGGTCGCGCCGATCCCGACCAGGGCTGCGTGGGCCAGCCGGGTCATGGCGAACAGCTCAGCGATCTGCGGCTCCTCCCGCAGCGCCTGGGCGAGCGTGGCGGAACTGGCGACGATGGGGGCCGGGATCAGGTGGATGTTGGGGGCGGCGATCTGCGGCAGGCCCAGCCCTTGCAGGTACCCGGTCACGCCTCCCGTCAGGCTGATGATGGAGATGTTCCGGCTGGCCACCGTGTAGGCGAGGCGCTGGAGCGCGCGGGTGACGGTGTCGCCCCAGCCGATCGCCAGCATGGCGCCTGGCTTGAGGGTCTGCATCAGGTACTGCGCGGCCGCCTGGCCCAGCCGGTCATTCAGGTGGCCGCCTTCCAGCGAGGGGATCACCACGCTGGTATGCAGTCCGAAACGCCCAGTGAGGGCGCGCTCCAGGGCGAGGCAACTGCCGTAGGTGGAGTTGACCTGGACCTGAATCAGTCCCAGCCTGCGGGCCTTTTCGAGCATGCGCGAGATCTTCAGCCGGGGAAGATTGAGGCGCTCGCCGATATCCGCCTGAGTGAGGCCGTCGTGGTAGTAGTACCAGGCCGCGCGGCTGAGCAACTCCTCGTCCTCCATCTCCACGTCGGTGATGGGCGATTCAAAGGCTTTCAGTGCCATAGACCCCCTCTGGCCCCCAGAGTGAACAAATGTTGTTGTTGCTGCGAACTGTTCAAACTATACGCCTGTGGGTGAGGCCGCTGTCAACCGGAGGTGTAGTCGGAAGAGGGGGGTCCGTGCTGGATTGACAGTACCCAGAGGGGGTGGTATGAATGAACCAAAGTACACATACGAATCAAATGCTCAGATGCCCGACCATGAGGTTCACATGGCGTATGCGGCTTCACCCGACGGTCCAC includes the following:
- a CDS encoding sugar-binding domain-containing protein, coding for MALKAFESPITDVEMEDEELLSRAAWYYYHDGLTQADIGERLNLPRLKISRMLEKARRLGLIQVQVNSTYGSCLALERALTGRFGLHTSVVIPSLEGGHLNDRLGQAAAQYLMQTLKPGAMLAIGWGDTVTRALQRLAYTVASRNISIISLTGGVTGYLQGLGLPQIAAPNIHLIPAPIVASSATLAQALREEPQIAELFAMTRLAHAALVGIGATNAQATLVQSGYVSPAELTLFQRMGAVGDILGQFFDRSGTPLDIPLHQQLIGVSLEQLRGIPIRIGASGGSQKVAAMIGALRGGHINVLITDEETAAALLREDT